A DNA window from Planctomycetota bacterium contains the following coding sequences:
- a CDS encoding 6-phosphofructokinase, with the protein MAANAVVAQSGGPTAVINQSLVGVIEAAQKAGHIDKILGARHGVRGMIEDDFIDLSSAPAELLERIAQTPAAGLGSSRDKPDEEYCKKVFQHLQAQGVKYMFYIGGNDSADTARIVNEVAAQAGYELHVFHVPKTIDNDLRVHDHTPGYGSAAKFVASACIGDNFDNKSLPGVKINIIMGRNAGFLTASAALGRKYEDDGPHLIYMPERPVTKEQFIADVQEVYDRLGRCLVVASEGMMHPDGKTYAEMMNEDLPKDDHGNVQLAGSGALGDYLQDAVKAGVKPKDGGKLRVRADTLGYMQRSFPGYVSEVDAAEARMVGNKAVEYSADDANKQGSVVMTCDRAGDKYAVKVHLEPLENVARLTRHMPDAFIEGHNNVSQTFIDYALPLVGELPTVGSISELD; encoded by the coding sequence ATGGCAGCCAATGCAGTCGTCGCACAGTCGGGCGGTCCCACCGCGGTCATCAATCAATCCCTCGTCGGCGTGATCGAAGCCGCACAGAAGGCCGGGCACATCGATAAGATCCTCGGCGCCCGCCACGGGGTGCGTGGCATGATCGAAGACGATTTCATCGACCTCTCCTCAGCGCCGGCCGAGTTGCTCGAGCGCATCGCCCAGACGCCGGCGGCCGGACTGGGAAGCTCGCGTGACAAACCCGACGAGGAGTACTGCAAGAAAGTCTTCCAGCACCTGCAAGCCCAGGGCGTGAAGTACATGTTCTACATCGGCGGCAACGACTCGGCCGACACTGCACGGATCGTCAACGAAGTCGCCGCGCAAGCCGGTTACGAGCTGCACGTCTTCCATGTGCCCAAAACGATCGATAATGACCTGCGCGTCCACGATCACACGCCCGGCTACGGCAGCGCGGCCAAGTTCGTCGCCTCCGCCTGCATCGGCGACAACTTCGACAACAAGTCGCTCCCTGGCGTGAAGATCAACATCATCATGGGCCGCAATGCCGGCTTCCTCACGGCCTCTGCCGCACTGGGCCGCAAGTACGAAGACGACGGCCCGCACCTGATCTACATGCCCGAGCGGCCGGTGACCAAGGAGCAGTTCATCGCCGACGTGCAGGAGGTCTACGACCGCCTGGGCAGGTGTCTGGTCGTCGCGTCTGAGGGCATGATGCACCCGGACGGCAAGACGTACGCCGAGATGATGAACGAAGACCTGCCCAAGGACGACCACGGCAACGTGCAGCTCGCCGGCTCGGGCGCGCTGGGCGACTACCTGCAAGACGCGGTCAAGGCTGGCGTGAAGCCGAAGGACGGCGGCAAACTCCGCGTCCGGGCCGACACGCTCGGATACATGCAGCGCAGCTTCCCCGGCTACGTCAGCGAAGTCGACGCCGCCGAAGCCCGCATGGTCGGCAACAAGGCCGTCGAGTACTCCGCCGATGACGCCAACAAACAAGGCAGCGTCGTGATGACGTGCGACCGTGCGGGGGACAAGTACGCCGTGAAGGTTCACCTCGAGCCGCTCGAAAACGTCGCCCGCCTCACCCGCCACATGCCCGACGCGTTCATCGAAGGTCATAACAACGTGAGCCAGACCTTCATCGACTACGCCCTGCCGCTGGTCGGCGAACTGCCCACCGTTGGCTCGATCAGCGAGTTGGACTAG
- a CDS encoding glycosyltransferase family 4 protein encodes MAHPTDRFPLSWFCHGHEVYGVGTAAFSLAAEMHRRGWPVQLLHTHPGTTADRFADAGMHTRLLKLDAVPDTYGGSLPAKLWKFARGRKVDRNTGNALRSAIQDFGGKHFHVLWPFHVRAAVEATKPIATRCFWEMPNFVNDRYPFELNKRVYQRLCREGNVTVLADSAATGRTLAGRGVEPITFYHASRTDHFDPTRVERDRARLGLPESAAVFVIAARLVADKGGMHLLRAAAVHPTTPSGRPVHVALVGGSKDDAFPNELRRVADELGVADRLHLPGELTDVRPWYAAADVSCNLRVAPEPFGLSVIESMLMGVPVLVHAHGGPAETVRDGGTGWHITGMDQESVNAGMARVLADESRWPAFGESARMRGLTHFSDVALADHYERLLVSG; translated from the coding sequence ATGGCCCACCCGACGGACCGTTTTCCGCTGAGCTGGTTTTGCCACGGGCACGAGGTGTATGGCGTCGGCACCGCCGCGTTCTCGCTCGCAGCGGAAATGCACCGACGTGGCTGGCCGGTCCAACTTCTGCACACGCACCCTGGCACGACCGCCGACCGATTCGCCGATGCGGGGATGCACACCCGGCTGCTCAAGCTTGACGCGGTCCCCGACACATACGGCGGATCGCTGCCGGCCAAGCTCTGGAAGTTCGCCCGCGGTCGCAAGGTCGATCGCAACACCGGCAATGCGTTGCGTTCGGCGATCCAGGATTTCGGCGGCAAGCACTTTCACGTGCTATGGCCGTTCCATGTTCGGGCCGCAGTCGAAGCAACCAAGCCCATCGCTACAAGGTGCTTTTGGGAGATGCCCAACTTCGTCAATGACCGCTACCCGTTCGAACTCAACAAACGGGTCTATCAACGGCTCTGTCGGGAGGGCAACGTGACGGTGCTTGCCGACAGCGCGGCGACGGGGCGGACACTCGCGGGGCGCGGCGTCGAGCCGATCACGTTCTACCACGCCTCACGGACGGATCACTTCGATCCGACGCGGGTGGAGCGTGACCGAGCCCGGCTCGGCCTGCCTGAATCGGCGGCGGTCTTCGTCATCGCGGCACGGCTCGTCGCGGACAAGGGCGGGATGCATCTGCTGCGGGCGGCGGCCGTGCACCCGACCACGCCGTCGGGCCGGCCGGTTCACGTGGCACTCGTCGGCGGGTCGAAGGACGACGCGTTCCCGAACGAACTCCGACGCGTTGCCGACGAACTCGGCGTGGCCGATCGCCTGCATCTGCCAGGTGAGTTGACCGACGTGCGTCCCTGGTACGCGGCCGCCGATGTCTCGTGCAACTTGCGGGTGGCCCCGGAGCCGTTCGGGCTGAGCGTGATCGAGTCGATGTTGATGGGTGTGCCCGTGCTCGTGCATGCCCACGGCGGACCGGCCGAGACGGTGCGGGACGGTGGCACCGGCTGGCACATCACCGGCATGGATCAGGAAAGCGTCAACGCCGGCATGGCCCGCGTGCTTGCCGACGAATCGCGTTGGCCCGCGTTCGGTGAGTCGGCCCGGATGCGGGGGTTGACCCACTTCTCCGACGTGGCCCTCGCGGATCACTACGAACGGCTTCTTGTCTCCGGTTAA